GGGGATGAACACCTCGTCGGCGACCCGCGAGACGGTGTCGAGCATCGTTTCCCGTCCCTCGGCCGAGGCCGTGATGTCGAGGAAGACGAACTCGTCGGCGCCCGACTCGTTGTAGGCCTTCGCCATCTCGACGGGATCGCCGGTGTACTCGAGGTTCTCGAAGTTGACGCCGGTGTAGACCGCCGCGTTGCCCTCCTCGTCCACGTCGACGTCGATACAGGGGATGATGCGCTTCGTAAGCATTCGTTGGCGGGGGTTCGCGCGACGCCGGGTTGAGCGTTTCGACCGGATGGGTGTGTTTAAGAGTTGCGCGCAACGACTGGGGATATGAGCAATCAGGACGATCACGTACCCGACGAGCGGGCCGAACGAGAGGACCGTGTCGACGCCACCGGCGACGAGGCCACCGGCATGACCGACGAGGACCCCGGCGCTCAGGAGGCCGTCGCGAGCGGCCCGGAGAAGGAAACCGAGACGAAACACCCGCTCGCCGAGCGCACGACCGCCCCACAGAGCCCGTATACGACGAAACAGGCCGGGATCGGTGTCGCCGTCCTCGTCGTCGGCCTGCTCGTCACGTTCGGGATCCCGGTGTTGCTCTAAGCGCTACTCGATCGACTCCAGGGGTTCGCGCTCGCCGTATTCGGGGTCAGGCCCCTCGCCTGGGGCGGCCCACTCAACGGCGTTTGCGAGCACCTGTTGGATCTCCGATTGGTGATAGATCGGGTAGGTCTCGTGACCCGGCCGGAAGTAGAATATCTTTCCGGCGCCGCGACGGTAACAACAGCCCGAGCGAAAGACGTTGCCACCCTCGAACCACGAGGTGAACACGAGCGTCTCTGGCGCGGGGACGTCGAAACGCTCGCCGTACATCTCGGCCTCCGGGAGTTCGATGTACTCGTCGATTCCCTCGGTAATGGGGTGACTCGGCTCGACGACCCACAAGCGCTCGCGTTCGCCTGCCTCGCGCCACTTCAGCGAACACGAGGTGCCCATAAGCCGCTTGAACACCTTCGAGTAGTGCGCCGAATGGAGCACGAGCAGGCCCATCCCATCTAAAACCCGTTCCTGAACGCGGTCGACGACCTCCTCGTTCACCTCGTCATGGGCGGCGTGGCCCCACCA
The Halalkalicoccus subterraneus DNA segment above includes these coding regions:
- a CDS encoding DUF7550 family protein — protein: MSNQDDHVPDERAEREDRVDATGDEATGMTDEDPGAQEAVASGPEKETETKHPLAERTTAPQSPYTTKQAGIGVAVLVVGLLVTFGIPVLL
- a CDS encoding ThuA domain-containing protein, whose protein sequence is MVTATVWNEFRHEREDDVVAEQYPDGIHETIAEFLDERGFETRTATLDEPDHGLTGEVLDDTDVLLWWGHAAHDEVNEEVVDRVQERVLDGMGLLVLHSAHYSKVFKRLMGTSCSLKWREAGERERLWVVEPSHPITEGIDEYIELPEAEMYGERFDVPAPETLVFTSWFEGGNVFRSGCCYRRGAGKIFYFRPGHETYPIYHQSEIQQVLANAVEWAAPGEGPDPEYGEREPLESIE